The Deinococcus sp. Marseille-Q6407 genome has a window encoding:
- a CDS encoding DEAD/DEAH box helicase — MNFSELIAPELAARLAERGITDASPIQQESLPHTLQGRDLIGRARTGTGKTLAFALPIIQSLEPSRERARLPRAIVVAPTRELARQVAAEFEETGRDLTVLTVYGGAAYGPQENALRRGVDVVVGTPGRLIDHMERGNLDLSAVRFAVLDEADEMLSVGFADAIETILKTTPEGRQTLLFSATLTPEIRRISSKYLHDPLVVDMVGEGKSQAAQTVEHLKVRVGRSRIRVLADLLSVYNPEKAIVFTRTKRETDELALELIHRGFEAEALHGDLAQSQRERALGSFRSGRTSILVATDVAARGLDIPEVDLVVQFHLPQDPESYVHRSGRTGRAGRTGTAIIMYGDREQRDIAGLERVTGVRFTERPLPTPREVQDASASASAEMLRRVDADAAAGFMDQAEALLSEMGAEALARALAKISGVTEPQAPASLLSGEEGLTTLILHGDRMSVARTVALIARHTDVDTRKLGKVRQWRGGAVADVPSQYVDALMKASPLDGEIGVEVAQELPELFEQPTRERREGGRGRRFDNEGDFRSGRGGQRSGRSHGDRDRSFGDRGGRSSGRYESRDGGSRGGRGGNGGGRSSDRFGNDRGGSRGGSRGGRDFSDREFKG, encoded by the coding sequence ATGAATTTTAGCGAACTGATCGCGCCCGAACTCGCGGCGCGTCTGGCCGAGCGCGGCATCACCGACGCTTCTCCTATTCAGCAGGAAAGCCTGCCTCATACCCTGCAGGGCCGTGACCTGATTGGCCGTGCCCGCACCGGCACCGGCAAGACGCTGGCTTTTGCCCTGCCGATCATCCAGAGCCTGGAACCCAGCCGCGAACGCGCCCGTCTGCCGCGCGCCATCGTGGTGGCGCCTACCCGTGAGCTGGCCCGGCAGGTGGCCGCCGAGTTCGAGGAAACCGGCCGTGACCTGACGGTGTTGACCGTATACGGCGGCGCTGCTTACGGCCCGCAGGAAAACGCTCTGCGCCGTGGCGTGGACGTGGTGGTGGGCACCCCCGGCCGCCTGATTGACCACATGGAACGGGGCAACCTGGACCTGAGCGCTGTGCGCTTTGCCGTACTGGACGAGGCCGATGAAATGCTGAGCGTGGGCTTTGCTGACGCCATCGAAACCATTCTCAAGACCACTCCTGAAGGCCGACAGACCCTGCTGTTCAGTGCCACCCTGACCCCTGAAATCCGCCGCATTTCCAGCAAGTACCTGCATGATCCGCTGGTGGTAGATATGGTGGGCGAAGGCAAGAGCCAGGCCGCCCAGACGGTGGAACACCTCAAGGTGCGGGTGGGCCGCAGCCGTATCCGCGTGCTGGCCGATCTGCTCTCGGTTTACAACCCGGAAAAGGCCATCGTGTTTACCCGCACCAAGCGCGAAACCGACGAACTGGCTCTGGAACTGATTCACCGTGGCTTTGAAGCCGAAGCGCTGCACGGCGACTTGGCCCAGAGCCAGCGCGAACGCGCCTTGGGGTCTTTCCGCAGCGGCCGCACCTCCATCCTGGTGGCGACCGACGTGGCCGCCCGTGGCCTGGACATTCCCGAAGTGGACCTGGTGGTGCAGTTCCACCTGCCGCAGGATCCCGAAAGCTACGTGCACCGTTCGGGCCGTACCGGCCGCGCTGGCCGCACCGGCACCGCCATCATCATGTACGGTGACCGCGAGCAGCGCGATATTGCCGGTCTGGAGCGCGTGACCGGTGTGCGCTTTACCGAGCGCCCGCTGCCCACGCCCCGCGAAGTGCAGGACGCCAGCGCCAGCGCCAGCGCCGAAATGCTGCGCCGGGTAGACGCCGATGCCGCCGCCGGCTTTATGGATCAGGCCGAGGCCCTGCTGAGCGAAATGGGCGCTGAAGCCCTGGCCCGCGCCCTGGCCAAGATCAGCGGCGTGACCGAGCCTCAGGCGCCGGCCAGCCTGCTGAGCGGTGAAGAAGGTCTGACCACCTTGATTCTGCATGGCGACCGGATGAGTGTTGCTCGCACCGTGGCCCTGATTGCCCGCCATACGGACGTGGATACCCGCAAGCTGGGTAAGGTGCGTCAGTGGCGCGGCGGCGCGGTGGCCGATGTGCCCAGCCAGTATGTGGACGCCCTGATGAAGGCCAGCCCGCTGGACGGTGAAATCGGCGTGGAGGTGGCCCAGGAACTGCCCGAACTGTTCGAGCAGCCTACCCGCGAACGCCGTGAAGGTGGCCGTGGCCGCCGCTTCGACAACGAAGGTGATTTCCGCAGCGGCCGTGGCGGGCAGCGCAGTGGCCGTTCTCACGGCGACCGTGACCGCTCTTTCGGCGACCGGGGAGGCCGCAGCAGTGGCCGTTACGAAAGCCGTGACGGCGGCAGCCGTGGAGGCCGTGGTGGCAATGGCGGTGGCCGTAGCAGCGACCGTTTCGGCAACGACCGTGGCGGCTCGCGGGGCGGCAGCCGTGGAGGCCGCGACTTCAGCGACCGCGAGTTCAAGGGCTGA
- a CDS encoding carbohydrate kinase family protein has translation MKFFVIGDVNVDHIYHLDRLPEPGQEVHPLRSVMQPGGSGGTMAVTLARLGHTVTLATSVGQDPFAQFALSQVQASGVLDSAVQTTSEDTTSTITVMQTADGQRAMISSGGANRQLDPAKLKKKDIEAADAVIVSAYSLVEGEQREYALKAIDYAKKAKKPVPLFIDLGTGAVNKAGQGLIDDVSQADYLTLNQHEILALTGTSSISAALATLVDEGLTQVAVKVGAMGCIVWTPRETELVDAVLPQDEDALDSTGAGDTFTAVFAHAVMTGQPLKAAARMANAAGGLAATRIGAQVRQITPEDLAPYGA, from the coding sequence GTGAAATTTTTTGTTATTGGCGACGTGAACGTTGACCATATTTATCATCTGGACCGGCTCCCGGAACCGGGCCAGGAAGTTCATCCCCTGCGGTCCGTGATGCAGCCGGGCGGCTCGGGCGGCACCATGGCTGTGACCCTGGCCCGGCTGGGCCACACGGTCACCCTGGCGACCAGTGTGGGGCAGGACCCGTTCGCCCAGTTCGCCCTCAGTCAGGTTCAGGCCAGCGGCGTTCTGGACAGTGCCGTTCAGACCACCAGCGAGGACACCACCAGCACCATCACCGTCATGCAGACCGCCGACGGCCAGCGCGCCATGATCAGCTCGGGCGGGGCCAACCGGCAGCTGGACCCGGCCAAGCTGAAGAAAAAAGACATTGAGGCTGCCGACGCGGTGATCGTCAGTGCCTACAGCCTGGTCGAAGGCGAGCAGCGCGAATACGCCCTTAAGGCGATCGACTACGCGAAAAAGGCCAAGAAGCCGGTGCCGCTGTTTATCGACCTGGGTACCGGCGCCGTCAATAAAGCGGGCCAAGGCCTGATCGATGACGTGAGCCAGGCAGATTATCTCACCCTGAACCAGCACGAGATTCTGGCCCTGACCGGCACCTCGTCTATCAGTGCGGCGCTGGCGACCCTGGTGGATGAAGGGCTGACCCAGGTGGCTGTCAAGGTGGGGGCGATGGGCTGCATCGTCTGGACACCGCGCGAAACTGAGCTGGTGGACGCGGTGCTGCCGCAGGACGAGGATGCCCTCGACAGCACCGGGGCCGGCGACACCTTTACAGCAGTCTTTGCGCACGCGGTGATGACCGGGCAACCGCTCAAAGCTGCGGCCCGGATGGCAAACGCAGCCGGCGGTCTGGCGGCCACGCGCATCGGGGCACAGGTCCGGCAGATTACCCCGGAAGACCTGGCCCCCTACGGCGCCTGA
- a CDS encoding YcjF family protein produces the protein MLPPIVSQIMDNFNFDVDPDLSREQNAEEVIKNAALLSGAVSIEPLPFADMLILTPLQAKMVLHIGKIYGFDITLERSAEIARELGVTVAYGMAARQFMRGVAKIALPVVGGVVTAPLVYGWTFALGRMAQTYFERKVQGLPFRKDEQVQVVQEAKQQSRRVLPSSEDFSELAEELRRRAKQRGDQSKDGSQSSDQH, from the coding sequence ATGTTGCCGCCAATTGTCAGCCAGATCATGGACAACTTCAACTTCGACGTGGACCCTGACCTCTCCCGGGAGCAGAACGCCGAAGAAGTAATCAAGAATGCGGCGCTGCTGTCGGGCGCCGTGTCTATCGAACCGCTGCCGTTTGCCGACATGCTGATCCTGACGCCACTCCAGGCCAAGATGGTGCTGCACATCGGCAAGATTTACGGCTTCGACATTACCCTGGAGCGCTCGGCGGAGATTGCGCGCGAGCTGGGCGTCACGGTGGCTTACGGCATGGCTGCCCGTCAGTTCATGCGTGGCGTCGCCAAAATCGCCCTGCCAGTGGTGGGCGGTGTGGTTACGGCGCCACTGGTGTATGGCTGGACCTTCGCGCTGGGCCGCATGGCACAGACCTACTTCGAGCGCAAGGTGCAGGGGCTGCCGTTCCGCAAGGACGAGCAGGTCCAAGTGGTGCAGGAAGCCAAGCAGCAAAGCCGCCGGGTACTGCCCAGCAGCGAGGATTTCAGTGAGCTGGCCGAGGAACTGCGCCGCCGCGCCAAACAGCGTGGAGACCAGAGCAAAGACGGCAGCCAGAGCAGCGACCAGCACTGA
- the pfkA gene encoding 6-phosphofructokinase yields MTRPDTTSGNADQIENRAGLRRIGVLTSGGDAPGMNAAVRAVVRTASYYGVGVVGIRRGFNGLHDGEMELLGPRDVANIIQRGGTRLLTARSRAWRTPEGRAQGAEHLRRWEVDGLVVIGGDGSFHGAHLLAQEHGFRVMGVPGTIDNDLYGTDYTIGYHTAVETALDAVDKLRDTGASHERIFVIEVMGRHAGHIAVEVALAGGAEEVLVPERPRDLAEVAEAVRQSQERGKTSSIVIVAEGFPGGAEGVARAITEGTGEETRATILGHIQRGGSPVAHDRVLASVLGQAAVEALLMGRSGEMVGEVAHQLNFVPFEDTWNHKKDVARAKYRSAKLLSC; encoded by the coding sequence ATGACAAGACCAGACACCACTTCCGGGAATGCTGATCAGATCGAAAACCGTGCCGGACTTCGCCGCATCGGGGTGCTGACCAGCGGGGGAGACGCCCCCGGCATGAACGCCGCCGTGCGCGCCGTGGTCCGGACCGCTTCCTATTACGGTGTGGGCGTGGTGGGCATTCGCCGCGGCTTCAACGGCCTACACGACGGCGAGATGGAGCTGCTGGGCCCGCGTGACGTGGCGAACATCATCCAGCGAGGCGGCACCCGGCTCTTGACGGCCCGCAGCCGGGCCTGGCGCACCCCCGAGGGGCGGGCGCAGGGTGCCGAACATCTGCGCCGCTGGGAGGTGGACGGTCTGGTGGTCATCGGCGGTGACGGCTCTTTCCACGGTGCGCACCTGCTGGCACAGGAACATGGCTTCCGGGTGATGGGTGTGCCGGGCACCATCGACAACGACCTGTACGGCACCGACTACACCATCGGTTATCACACCGCCGTGGAGACTGCTCTGGACGCGGTGGACAAGCTGCGCGACACCGGCGCCAGCCACGAGCGCATCTTCGTGATTGAGGTGATGGGCCGCCACGCCGGGCACATCGCGGTGGAAGTGGCGCTGGCCGGCGGCGCCGAGGAAGTGCTGGTGCCCGAGCGGCCCCGCGACCTCGCCGAAGTGGCCGAGGCTGTGCGCCAGAGCCAGGAACGCGGCAAAACCAGTTCCATCGTGATTGTGGCCGAAGGGTTCCCGGGCGGCGCCGAAGGGGTGGCCCGCGCCATTACCGAGGGCACCGGCGAGGAAACGCGGGCCACCATTCTGGGCCATATTCAGCGCGGCGGCAGCCCGGTGGCGCACGACCGGGTGCTGGCCTCGGTGCTGGGGCAGGCGGCGGTTGAGGCACTGCTGATGGGCCGCAGCGGCGAGATGGTGGGCGAAGTGGCCCATCAGCTGAACTTCGTGCCATTTGAAGATACTTGGAACCATAAAAAGGACGTGGCAAGAGCCAAATACCGCAGCGCCAAGCTGCTCAGCTGCTGA
- the rsmI gene encoding 16S rRNA (cytidine(1402)-2'-O)-methyltransferase, giving the protein MPLASATDFTASSAESSAVPHLWLVPTPVGNLGDITYRAVEVLRGADAVACEDTRRTGALLQHLGLHRPLVRLDAHTMYRAPQVLDQYPRLAYVSDAGTPGISDPGTELLREAVARDIPTEVLPGATAFVPALVLSGLPTARFTFEGFLPRSGRERRARLQTIASRPEPTVLYESPHRLHATLLDLAAACTPERPASVSRELSKRFEETRRGTLAGLAEYFSQGVRGEIVVVVGGQTGPTDSPQVAPDWEAVAAELAEQHLSTRDLRAALMERGLSKNEAYALALKHR; this is encoded by the coding sequence ATGCCTCTGGCCTCTGCAACAGACTTCACGGCAAGTTCTGCGGAAAGCAGTGCGGTGCCCCATCTCTGGCTGGTGCCCACGCCGGTGGGTAACCTGGGCGACATCACCTACCGGGCGGTGGAAGTGCTGCGCGGCGCCGACGCGGTGGCCTGCGAGGACACCCGCCGCACCGGCGCGCTGCTGCAGCATCTGGGCCTGCACCGGCCGCTGGTGCGGCTGGACGCCCACACCATGTACCGTGCCCCTCAGGTGCTGGACCAGTACCCCCGGCTGGCCTACGTGAGCGACGCCGGCACCCCCGGCATTTCCGACCCCGGCACCGAGTTGCTGCGCGAAGCGGTGGCCCGTGACATTCCCACCGAGGTGCTGCCGGGTGCCACCGCGTTCGTGCCGGCGCTGGTGCTGTCGGGACTGCCCACCGCCCGCTTTACTTTTGAGGGTTTCCTGCCGCGTTCGGGCCGTGAGCGCCGCGCCCGGCTGCAGACCATTGCCAGCCGGCCCGAACCCACCGTGCTGTACGAAAGTCCCCACCGCCTGCACGCCACGCTGCTGGACCTGGCCGCTGCCTGCACGCCGGAGCGCCCCGCCAGTGTCAGCCGCGAGCTGAGCAAGCGCTTTGAAGAAACCCGGCGCGGCACCCTGGCCGGGCTGGCCGAATACTTTTCCCAGGGCGTGCGCGGCGAGATCGTGGTGGTGGTGGGCGGGCAGACCGGCCCGACCGACTCCCCGCAAGTGGCCCCCGACTGGGAAGCGGTGGCGGCCGAGCTGGCCGAGCAGCATCTCAGCACCCGTGACCTGCGCGCGGCGCTGATGGAACGCGGCCTGAGCAAGAACGAAGCCTACGCGCTGGCCCTCAAGCACCGCTAG
- a CDS encoding acyl-CoA thioesterase codes for MSASTVPHSTTLRVRYAETDAMGVAHHAVYPVWFEAGRSDLMRDMNLSYAEVEAQGFYLMLTDLGVQYRRAAHYDEELTLLTRVEEVRSRTLRFGYELRGPSGELLATGHTGHIVTDHNYRPQRLPESLQRQLEQAAGGPAQKEKA; via the coding sequence ATGTCCGCATCCACCGTACCGCATTCCACCACCCTGCGCGTCCGCTACGCCGAAACCGACGCGATGGGGGTCGCCCATCACGCGGTCTATCCAGTCTGGTTCGAGGCCGGGCGCAGCGACCTGATGCGTGACATGAACCTCAGTTACGCCGAGGTGGAAGCCCAGGGCTTTTACCTGATGCTGACCGATCTGGGCGTGCAGTACCGCCGCGCCGCCCACTACGACGAAGAACTGACGCTGCTGACCCGGGTAGAGGAAGTCCGCTCGCGCACCCTGCGTTTCGGCTATGAACTGCGCGGCCCCAGCGGCGAGCTGCTGGCAACCGGGCACACCGGCCACATCGTGACCGACCACAACTACCGGCCCCAGCGCCTGCCGGAAAGCCTGCAGCGGCAGCTGGAGCAGGCGGCCGGCGGGCCGGCGCAGAAGGAGAAGGCATGA
- a CDS encoding NUDIX domain-containing protein, giving the protein MNPLSRTLPIKRASHVYLVQGGQLLLVQERMDDGSIFYGLPGGKAHSGESLGGAAVRQVKYETGLSISELNFVSLLEGEILTDTPHACFASFGRFTAQFSGELMPSDPDVVGVSWVPLEQVESLMRYGPPPECEERSPLIWLPTRDFVRGQPRSYYPI; this is encoded by the coding sequence ATGAACCCTCTGTCGCGTACCCTGCCCATCAAGCGGGCCAGCCACGTTTATCTGGTCCAGGGCGGCCAGCTGCTGCTGGTACAGGAACGGATGGACGACGGCAGCATCTTTTACGGTCTGCCCGGCGGCAAGGCCCACAGCGGCGAGAGTCTGGGCGGCGCGGCTGTCCGGCAGGTGAAGTACGAAACCGGGCTGAGCATCTCGGAGCTGAATTTCGTCAGCCTGCTGGAAGGCGAGATTCTGACCGACACCCCCCACGCCTGCTTTGCCAGCTTCGGGCGGTTCACGGCGCAGTTCAGCGGCGAGCTGATGCCCAGCGACCCTGACGTGGTGGGCGTCAGCTGGGTGCCGCTGGAACAGGTGGAAAGCCTGATGCGCTACGGCCCGCCGCCCGAATGCGAGGAACGCTCGCCCCTGATCTGGCTGCCCACCCGTGATTTCGTGCGCGGTCAGCCCCGCTCTTATTACCCCATCTGA
- a CDS encoding BON domain-containing protein: protein MWPFGKKTADRVSDALKDNKQLSGLGLNVQEKGGTVTLSGVAPSQAHVNLARVVAEGVSGVKSVDVSGVSVQAPAGASSQSVPVDTGSTAQAAPASASSAQGGVPAAADQDIEDSSRVAKEVLSAIRSNGELQGNPIDVLQSGKSVILRGVVDSDHELRLAEQLARGVSGVAGVDVSGLKVHEGAKELTKEKDEQGETVYTVKAGDTLSLIAQRYYGDLNEYRKLAHYNNISDPDHIEVGQKIRIPA from the coding sequence ATGTGGCCTTTTGGTAAAAAGACAGCTGACCGCGTCAGCGACGCGCTCAAAGACAACAAGCAGCTCAGCGGTCTGGGCCTGAACGTGCAGGAGAAAGGCGGCACCGTGACCCTGTCCGGCGTAGCTCCCTCGCAGGCTCACGTGAACCTCGCACGGGTGGTGGCCGAAGGTGTGAGCGGCGTGAAGTCGGTGGACGTGTCGGGCGTGAGCGTGCAGGCTCCAGCCGGCGCCAGCAGCCAGAGTGTTCCGGTGGATACCGGTAGCACTGCCCAGGCAGCTCCGGCCAGCGCGTCCAGCGCTCAGGGCGGCGTCCCGGCAGCGGCCGACCAGGACATCGAAGACAGCAGCCGGGTAGCCAAGGAAGTGCTCAGCGCCATTCGCAGCAATGGTGAACTGCAGGGCAACCCTATCGACGTGCTGCAAAGCGGCAAAAGCGTGATTCTGCGCGGCGTGGTGGACAGCGACCACGAACTGCGGCTGGCCGAGCAACTGGCGCGTGGCGTCAGCGGTGTGGCGGGCGTGGACGTCAGCGGCCTGAAGGTGCATGAAGGCGCCAAGGAACTGACCAAGGAGAAAGACGAGCAGGGCGAAACAGTCTACACCGTCAAGGCCGGCGACACCCTCAGCCTGATTGCCCAGCGCTACTACGGCGACCTGAACGAGTACCGCAAGCTGGCCCATTACAACAACATTTCCGACCCCGACCATATCGAAGTGGGCCAGAAAATCCGGATTCCTGCCTGA